TCGTCGGCTCGTGTTCGTCCGAGTCGCCCGCCCGTCCACCCGCGTCCGCCACGCCCCCATCCGCGGCTAGCTGACGTTTCACGTCCTCGGCAATCGCGGTGAGAATCCCCTCGTAGTAGATCGAATACGCGCCGAGGTAGATCTTCGGTCCCAGATCGAGCATGTCGTGGATCTTCCCGATCCGTGCCCGTCGGCTGAAGTAGTCCGATCCGTACTCCCCGCGGCCGAGGTCGCGGAGGTACTCCGACTGAGACCGCTTGAGGCCCTCGACCGACTTCGTCGACGAGTCGATGATCGCGACGGTCTCCGCGTGTGCCTGTAGGTGGTCGTAGAACTCCTCGACGAGGTCGTCGGCGATCCGACCGAACGTCTCCGACATTTCGTCCAGTCGACGGCAGTCGGCGTCGTCGAAGTTGGTAAACTCCTTTCGCCAGTCGATTTCGTTCGGGTCGATCCCGATTTCCTCGATCAGCTCTCGGCCACTCACCTGCCGGCGGTCGTCGTCGGTTATCTTGATATCCTCCGGGGGGGTCATCGAGTTACACACTCTTCTCGGCTCCCACAAAGCACGGGGTCAACATGTGTTGAATTCTCAGTATAAACGGTCAACATGTGAACGCCTCGTACGACCACGTCGACAGCAGGACGGGGAGCGACTCGTCGAAACGTCCCCTATCCCCCGGGACCGTCCCCGTACTCCCGCGAGACGGCCGTCTCGTTCCGGAACACGGTGTCGAACAGTTTCCGCTCGGCGGCGCGGATGTGTCGGTGGAAAGCCGACGGCGAGAAGCCGAACTCCGCCGCCAGTTCCTCGCCGCTCGCCTTCTTCGGGGAGTCGAAGTAGCCCCGGTGGTAGGCGACTTCGAGGACCTCCCGCTGACGGGGGGTGAGTTTCTCCAGCCCCCGCAGCGTGAGACTTTTGCTCACGTCCGCCGACGGGGTGTGCTCGCGTTTCGCGACCAGTTCGGAGTCGGGATAGGTGGTCGACACCACGTCGACCGCTCTCCGGATGTCGAACGTCGGCGGCACCGCGACGGTAACGCGGCAGGCGTCGCCGTCGGCCGAGATGTCGCGAACCGCGATTCCTTGATCCGCCAGCACCGACGCGATGAACGGTTCGACGAACCGGAGTTGGACGAGCGACTCGTCCGCGGGATCGATGAGTCGGGCGCTCGCGAGGGCCGTCGCCGCCTCTGCCGCGTCGAGTAACTGGTCGGCTGCCCCGTTCTGCACCCTCACGAATACGAGCCACGAGTCGTCCGACTGGGGAACGATGGCTTCGACGTCCAGCGCGCAGCCCGTCTCCTGCGTGAATCGCAAGAACAGGCAGCCCCGATCCAAGATTTCGAAGTCGAGTTCGATCGCTTGGTTCGTCAGGAGTGTCTGCTTGCGCTCGATCGCCGTAATCGCGTGGGCGAGTAGATCCCCCAGTTCCGTCAGGACGGACTGCAGGACGCCGGAGAACGCGGACTGTGTCGTCGCGTAGATGGTGAGCACCCCCTGAAGGGAGTGCTGGTAGACGAGGGGCACGCTCGCGACGGAGCGGAAGTCGCGCCGAACGGCCTCCGAACGCCACGCCTCCTTGGTCACGTTCGTCGCCGTATTTCGCACGACCGTCGGTTCCTTCGATAGCGCCGTCCGTACGGCCGGTTCGGCGTTCGCGTCGTCGAGCGAGAGCGGGACGCGGTCGAGATACTCCTGTGCGTCGCCGGCCCACGCGCGGACGTCGAGTCGGTCGTCGACCGGGTCGATCGTCCCGATCCACGCGAGGGCGAACGCGTCGTCCTCGACCAGTTCGGCACACACGGTCCGCTCGACTTCCCCCCGCGTCGTCGACTGGACGACGGCCCGTGCGACGTCACGGATGCGCGTATTGATCGACTCGACGCGTTCGAGTTGCTGGGCTCGCTGTTTCAGCTGACGTGTCTGGTCTTCTATATGTCGCTCGTGTTCGGCGTGTTCGAGCGCGACTTCGGCCGTCGCCCCCAGAATTTCCGCGAGTTCGACCGCCCGGTCGTCGAACGCCGCCGTCTCCGTGTGCCCGACGAGCAAGACGCCGTACTCGCCGAGTGGGACGATGATCTCGCTCCGGATCGGCGTCTCGGGATTGTAGACGCCCTCCGCCTCCCGCACGTCGTCGAACACCGCCGTCTCTCCGTCGACGAACACCCGCCACGCGATACTGTCGGCCGGTTCGAACACCGGCGGCTCGCCGATCAGGTCGGTCGCTTCCGGCGGTCTGTACGCGGCCGGACGCAGCGTTCCAGCCCCCTCGTCGGCGAGATACACGACTGCTCCGGTGGGATCGAGAATCTCCGTCACCGTCTCGACGGTCACGTCGGCAACTTCGGACGGCAGCTTTCCCTCGAAGAGATCACGGGCCGCCTCGTTGATCCCGGTTAGCGCCTGTTCGTAGGCCAGTTGGTCGCTGATGTCGCGAAAGACCCCGTAAATGACCGTCTCAAGTTCGAGCTCGACCATTTCGACGCTGATCTCGACCGGGACGCGGTCCCCGTCGGCCGTGACCGCGTAGATTGGTGAGCCGTCCGGCAGCCGTCGTTTGGTCCCGCCCTCGCTCACGTGTCGCTCGAACAGGTCGCGGTAGTGCTCGGTCTCTTGCTCGGGGTGGAGATCCGTCTGGTGAAGACCGACGATTTCCTCGCGCGCCTGGCCACGGAACTCGGCCGCCGCCTCGTTGACCTCGACGATCTCGCCCGTCTCGGCGTCCGCGACGAAGATCGGATTCGGTGCCGCCTGCAGGAGCGTCCGGTAGCGCCTCCACGCCGCCGTGAGTTCGCGCTCGCGCTCCTCGCGATCCGTCACGTCCAGTCCACAACTCAGTGTTCCCGTGATCGCCCCGTCGACGTCACGGAGCACCGTGTTGTACCACTCGACGATCCGTTCTTCCCCCTCGGCCGTGACGATGGCGTTCTCGTACCGGCCGACCGAGTCGAGTTCGCCGGCCATGACGCGTTCGAACACGCCACGTACCTCGTCGCGGCGCGGTTCGGGCAGACACGTATCGAACCAGTCTCGGCCGACGAGCGCCCCCTCCTCGTAGCCCAGCGTCTCCCGTGCCTGGCGGTTGACGAACGTGATTCGACCCTCGTTGTCGATGGCGACGACGAGTACGTCGACCAAGTCGAAGAGCCGCTCCGTCGACTCGGCCGAAAGGACGTCTCCGGCCGTCGCCTGCCGCTCGCTCACCCGCAGGTCGAGTTCGTGGGCGACGTAGCCGCCGAAGACGGCGGCGAGTGCGAGGGTGCGGTCGTCGAACGC
This window of the Haloplanus rubicundus genome carries:
- a CDS encoding GAF domain-containing protein, which gives rise to MDDDEAALVEVQSRIGGAATIADIYRVAAETGGRVFDCDACELLVEEGGSVDLAERFVPDGIDPPPGGATSPAIATHTYRSGEPMLIDDTHRDDRVDTDTDYRSILSVPLLPHAVIQFLDRDPNAFDDRTLALAAVFGGYVAHELDLRVSERQATAGDVLSAESTERLFDLVDVLVVAIDNEGRITFVNRQARETLGYEEGALVGRDWFDTCLPEPRRDEVRGVFERVMAGELDSVGRYENAIVTAEGEERIVEWYNTVLRDVDGAITGTLSCGLDVTDREERERELTAAWRRYRTLLQAAPNPIFVADAETGEIVEVNEAAAEFRGQAREEIVGLHQTDLHPEQETEHYRDLFERHVSEGGTKRRLPDGSPIYAVTADGDRVPVEISVEMVELELETVIYGVFRDISDQLAYEQALTGINEAARDLFEGKLPSEVADVTVETVTEILDPTGAVVYLADEGAGTLRPAAYRPPEATDLIGEPPVFEPADSIAWRVFVDGETAVFDDVREAEGVYNPETPIRSEIIVPLGEYGVLLVGHTETAAFDDRAVELAEILGATAEVALEHAEHERHIEDQTRQLKQRAQQLERVESINTRIRDVARAVVQSTTRGEVERTVCAELVEDDAFALAWIGTIDPVDDRLDVRAWAGDAQEYLDRVPLSLDDANAEPAVRTALSKEPTVVRNTATNVTKEAWRSEAVRRDFRSVASVPLVYQHSLQGVLTIYATTQSAFSGVLQSVLTELGDLLAHAITAIERKQTLLTNQAIELDFEILDRGCLFLRFTQETGCALDVEAIVPQSDDSWLVFVRVQNGAADQLLDAAEAATALASARLIDPADESLVQLRFVEPFIASVLADQGIAVRDISADGDACRVTVAVPPTFDIRRAVDVVSTTYPDSELVAKREHTPSADVSKSLTLRGLEKLTPRQREVLEVAYHRGYFDSPKKASGEELAAEFGFSPSAFHRHIRAAERKLFDTVFRNETAVSREYGDGPGG